A genome region from uncultured Fusobacterium sp. includes the following:
- a CDS encoding ABC transporter ATP-binding protein — protein MEILKGQNIQLAYDEKVVIDEIDFSINKGEIVSIIGTNGCGKSTLLKAIARVLNCKKGEIYLENNKIQDIKNKDFAKKLAFVSQNNEIPEDITVYDFIMYGRIPHKKWYEIYNEEDRNIVEWAIKICHLEKFRERKVMSLSGGERQKVWISMVLAQKTEILLLDEPTTYLDICHQFEIMELVKMLNRELGITIIMVLHDINQAAQYSDKIIVLKNGKKFKEGKPMEILNPQLIKDVYRVDSVMEIENNIPYFKLKGIINN, from the coding sequence ATGGAGATTTTAAAAGGGCAAAATATACAGTTAGCTTATGATGAAAAAGTAGTAATTGATGAAATTGATTTTTCCATAAATAAAGGAGAGATAGTTTCAATTATAGGTACTAATGGTTGTGGTAAATCTACACTTCTTAAAGCTATTGCAAGAGTTTTAAATTGTAAAAAAGGGGAAATTTACCTTGAAAATAACAAGATTCAAGATATAAAAAATAAAGATTTTGCTAAAAAGTTAGCTTTTGTTTCTCAAAATAATGAGATTCCAGAGGATATAACAGTTTATGATTTTATTATGTATGGACGTATCCCACATAAAAAATGGTATGAGATCTATAATGAAGAGGATAGAAATATTGTAGAGTGGGCTATTAAAATTTGTCATCTTGAAAAATTTAGAGAGAGAAAGGTTATGAGCCTTTCTGGTGGAGAGAGACAAAAAGTATGGATATCTATGGTATTAGCTCAAAAAACTGAGATACTACTTTTAGATGAGCCTACTACATATTTAGATATATGTCACCAATTTGAAATTATGGAATTGGTAAAAATGTTAAATAGAGAATTAGGAATCACTATTATTATGGTGTTGCACGATATCAATCAAGCTGCTCAATATAGTGATAAGATAATTGTTTTGAAAAATGGAAAGAAATTCAAAGAGGGAAAACCTATGGAAATTTTAAATCCACAACTTATTAAAGATGTCTATAGAGTGGATTCAGTTATGGAGATTGAAAACAATATTCCATACTTTAAATTAAAAGGAATTATAAATAATTAA
- a CDS encoding MarC family protein translates to MDIHTIFINALMLIAVLNPFGNVPLFIGMTDGMEKDIRKKLFKAVAVTGFFITLIFSLIGEFLMTNFYKINMNELRMAGGLILILMAIKNLIFSSARKGQQVNKLPPEEQIKQAVIPMAFPMMVGPGSLTTALIGRSEYGLISNSLSIFVAFIIIFLVFMIGNYLERIFGKLVLYILSKVMQIFIMSIGFRIFFDGLFKMLEILK, encoded by the coding sequence ATGGATATACATACGATTTTTATAAATGCTTTGATGCTTATTGCTGTTTTAAATCCTTTTGGAAATGTACCGTTATTTATTGGAATGACTGATGGTATGGAAAAGGATATTAGAAAAAAACTTTTTAAGGCTGTTGCTGTAACAGGTTTCTTCATTACTTTGATTTTTAGTCTTATTGGAGAATTTTTAATGACAAATTTCTATAAGATTAATATGAACGAGTTGAGAATGGCAGGGGGATTAATTTTAATTTTGATGGCTATTAAAAATTTGATTTTTTCTTCTGCAAGAAAGGGACAACAAGTAAATAAACTTCCACCAGAGGAACAGATAAAACAAGCAGTAATTCCAATGGCATTTCCTATGATGGTTGGTCCTGGAAGTTTGACAACAGCTTTAATAGGACGTTCAGAATATGGGCTTATATCAAATAGTTTATCTATATTTGTAGCTTTTATTATAATATTTTTAGTTTTTATGATAGGAAATTATTTGGAGAGAATATTTGGAAAGTTAGTATTATATATTCTGTCAAAGGTTATGCAGATTTTTATAATGTCTATTGGATTTAGAATATTTTTTGATGGGTTGTTTAAAATGTTAGAGATATTAAAATAA
- a CDS encoding iron ABC transporter permease, whose amino-acid sequence MFMNNDKQRKKIFLILFTFILLWFSVIFSVRFGSVNYSTSEIFKGIFVKNYDDEILKAILWDIRIPRILIAVMVGCNLSLAGVLLQAVMKNPLADPGLTGVSSGASVTALIVMILFPKTIFFMNFSAFIGGAIACAIVFTLAWKKGLKPIRVILSGVAINAILGSITGLMFILFSDEIQGVLSWLNGSLNGKNWRHVIGLFPYTIFGLIACLTLIRDANILQLGDNFAINLGIDIPKKRLKLCAFACFLTGISVANVGLIGFVGLIVPHIARLIIGSDHTYLIPFAATMGAIVLVIADTLSRTLFSPIEIPAGIVMAVIGVPFFLYLLRKVGD is encoded by the coding sequence ATGTTTATGAATAATGATAAACAGAGAAAAAAAATATTTCTGATATTATTTACATTTATTTTATTATGGTTTTCTGTAATTTTCTCTGTAAGATTTGGTAGTGTAAATTACTCTACTAGTGAGATTTTTAAAGGAATCTTTGTTAAAAATTATGATGATGAAATATTGAAAGCCATTCTTTGGGATATAAGAATACCTCGAATTTTAATAGCTGTTATGGTAGGTTGCAACCTATCTCTAGCAGGTGTCCTACTTCAAGCAGTAATGAAAAATCCACTTGCTGATCCGGGGTTAACAGGGGTTTCTTCGGGGGCTAGTGTAACTGCTCTAATTGTTATGATACTCTTTCCTAAAACTATATTCTTTATGAATTTTTCAGCTTTCATAGGTGGAGCAATTGCCTGTGCTATCGTATTTACTCTAGCTTGGAAAAAGGGATTAAAACCTATCAGAGTTATTCTTTCTGGAGTGGCTATCAATGCTATCTTAGGAAGTATTACTGGGCTTATGTTTATTCTATTTAGTGATGAAATTCAAGGGGTTTTATCTTGGTTAAATGGAAGTTTAAATGGTAAAAACTGGAGACATGTTATTGGACTATTTCCCTATACAATTTTTGGTTTAATAGCTTGTCTAACTTTAATTAGAGATGCTAATATTCTTCAATTAGGGGATAACTTTGCTATTAACTTAGGTATTGATATTCCTAAAAAAAGATTAAAACTTTGTGCTTTTGCTTGTTTCCTTACAGGAATATCTGTTGCAAATGTAGGATTAATAGGCTTTGTTGGATTGATAGTTCCACATATTGCCAGATTAATAATTGGATCTGATCACACATACTTAATACCTTTTGCTGCTACTATGGGAGCTATTGTTTTAGTTATAGCTGATACCCTTTCAAGAACTCTGTTCTCGCCAATAGAGATTCCAGCAGGTATAGTTATGGCTGTAATTGGTGTTCCATTCTTCCTATACCTACTTAGAAAGGTAGGTGACTAA
- a CDS encoding MotA/TolQ/ExbB proton channel family protein, translating into MFNYFIEGGSMMWLLAILSIAGLGTILERTAYFLRNEQGITKEFKSEIVDLVREGKEDEAIELCNKTNNSVSRTVKSILLAYKNENDLYESKEKLMKEKALEQIENLERRLSILGIVSYISPMAGLLGTVLGMIKSFKAIALQGAGDPNVVANGISEALITTAAGLLIAIPAIIAYNTFNRKVDKIMLEIEKTSTALINIKDSGKR; encoded by the coding sequence ATGTTTAATTATTTTATTGAAGGTGGAAGTATGATGTGGCTACTAGCTATTTTATCAATAGCTGGTTTGGGGACTATTTTAGAAAGAACAGCTTATTTTTTAAGAAATGAACAAGGAATTACAAAGGAGTTTAAAAGTGAAATTGTAGATCTTGTTAGAGAGGGAAAAGAGGATGAAGCTATTGAGCTTTGCAATAAAACAAATAACTCTGTTTCAAGAACTGTAAAAAGTATATTATTAGCATATAAAAACGAAAATGATCTATATGAAAGTAAAGAGAAGCTTATGAAAGAGAAAGCTTTAGAGCAAATTGAAAATCTAGAGAGAAGATTATCTATACTTGGAATTGTTTCATATATCTCACCTATGGCAGGTTTACTAGGAACAGTTCTTGGAATGATAAAATCATTTAAAGCTATTGCCCTTCAAGGAGCTGGAGATCCTAATGTTGTAGCTAATGGAATCTCTGAGGCTCTTATAACTACAGCAGCTGGACTACTTATTGCAATCCCTGCGATTATTGCTTATAACACATTTAACAGAAAAGTGGATAAAATTATGCTTGAAATAGAAAAAACTTCAACTGCCTTAATTAATATTAAAGATTCAGGAAAGAGGTAA
- a CDS encoding biopolymer transporter ExbD: MRDFRRGKNIINPDMTPLIDVVFQLLIFFMLVTTFSQYTKFDMNLPKSSVEQIDSLEEGVELVIDREGKFFFKNGDNSIEIPNDRFEIMLKELMNGRQEQTLIVSADKDLKYQVVIETMGKLKNIGIEKIEINSIK, from the coding sequence ATGAGAGATTTTAGAAGAGGAAAAAATATTATCAATCCTGATATGACCCCTTTAATTGATGTGGTCTTTCAGCTTTTGATATTTTTTATGTTAGTAACAACATTTAGCCAATATACAAAATTTGATATGAACCTTCCAAAATCATCAGTAGAACAGATTGATAGTTTAGAAGAGGGAGTGGAATTAGTTATTGATAGAGAGGGAAAATTCTTCTTTAAAAATGGTGATAATTCTATTGAAATTCCAAATGATAGATTTGAAATTATGTTAAAAGAGCTTATGAATGGACGTCAAGAGCAGACACTTATTGTTAGTGCTGACAAAGATTTAAAATATCAAGTTGTTATTGAAACTATGGGTAAGTTAAAAAATATAGGTATTGAAAAAATTGAAATAAATAGCATAAAGTAG
- a CDS encoding TonB-dependent receptor produces the protein MYKKIGILALIISSSLFAEETTKEKDYGVRLNESTITTERYEETPVIETAKNITVITGEEIEKRGYRNVEDALKVVPGLFLTDGSFSMRGQTPKIADKSLVILVDGVPQNGMDNRQYDLDFIPIEQVEKIEVVPAGGAIMYGGNATSGVINIITKDNKNKKYWGNAGLEVGSYDYRKYKLNYGMNITDRLDAEVNYSTSDKDGYREGEKKDLDFIQVGTNYRLDNGKLGFKYIHNKKVGNDRIKGITKQEYIENRRYNKEAGRLGTDEQDKYILNFDKKLTDNLEFSSVVEYREREYKYNYSGKNDNPKYKKRNKDTDSFYTNAQLKYNYLDNSYLILGGDYSKAKVKEDTWATTRGKDKKIYYQSHSNIDFKAIGGYILNKYSYNNFIFTQGIRVEKNEFDENKTTFTSKGKIEPKETGRTKDSPTNTNYELTANYLFDEDTSVFFSYNRVKRSPSLTEFSSWWDEKSPKKDPQTVDTLELGTKTLIENIYLAGSIFYIAGDKEIMYDSEKPMEGNSFYNLNGKTERIGLELASEQYFDKLTLRENFTYMHNEITDGPYKGNEIPGVSKIMYSFGATYEPFSNLIFNIDTIYHGKSYVSGDFYNRASKADDYMVTNLSARYNFNNGLSVYGGINNLFNEQYCDYISVSTSENASKPSNIKYSSAPERNYYIGMEYKF, from the coding sequence ATGTATAAAAAAATTGGAATTTTAGCTTTAATTATTAGCTCAAGTTTATTTGCAGAAGAAACAACAAAAGAAAAAGATTATGGAGTAAGACTTAATGAATCAACTATTACAACAGAAAGATATGAAGAAACTCCTGTAATTGAAACAGCTAAAAATATCACTGTTATTACTGGTGAAGAAATTGAAAAAAGAGGTTATAGAAATGTTGAAGACGCTTTAAAAGTAGTTCCTGGACTATTTTTAACAGATGGATCTTTCTCTATGAGAGGACAAACACCTAAAATAGCTGATAAATCTTTAGTTATACTTGTTGATGGGGTTCCTCAAAATGGAATGGATAATAGACAATACGATCTTGACTTTATCCCTATTGAACAAGTTGAAAAAATAGAGGTTGTTCCTGCTGGTGGAGCTATTATGTATGGAGGAAATGCTACTTCTGGAGTTATTAATATTATCACAAAAGATAATAAAAATAAAAAATATTGGGGTAATGCTGGACTTGAAGTTGGTTCATATGATTATAGAAAATATAAATTAAATTATGGTATGAATATCACTGATAGATTAGATGCTGAAGTTAATTATTCTACTAGTGATAAAGATGGATATAGAGAAGGAGAAAAGAAAGATCTTGATTTTATCCAAGTTGGAACTAATTACAGATTAGATAATGGAAAATTAGGATTTAAATATATTCATAATAAAAAAGTTGGAAATGATAGAATAAAAGGAATAACTAAACAAGAATATATAGAAAATAGAAGATACAATAAAGAAGCTGGAAGATTAGGAACTGATGAACAAGATAAATATATATTAAATTTTGATAAAAAATTAACTGACAATTTAGAGTTTTCATCAGTAGTTGAATATAGAGAAAGAGAATATAAGTATAATTATAGTGGAAAAAATGATAACCCTAAATATAAAAAAAGAAATAAAGATACTGACTCTTTTTATACAAATGCACAATTAAAATATAATTATCTTGATAATAGCTATTTAATTTTAGGTGGAGATTATTCTAAAGCTAAAGTTAAAGAAGATACTTGGGCAACAACTAGAGGAAAAGATAAAAAAATATACTATCAATCACATTCCAATATAGATTTTAAAGCCATCGGTGGATATATACTAAATAAATACTCTTATAATAATTTTATATTTACTCAAGGAATTAGAGTTGAAAAAAATGAATTTGATGAAAATAAAACAACATTTACTTCTAAAGGCAAAATAGAACCAAAAGAAACTGGAAGAACTAAAGACTCCCCTACAAATACAAACTATGAATTAACAGCTAACTATCTATTTGATGAAGATACTTCAGTTTTCTTTAGTTATAATAGAGTAAAAAGAAGTCCTAGTTTAACAGAGTTCTCTAGTTGGTGGGATGAAAAATCTCCTAAAAAAGACCCTCAAACAGTTGATACTTTAGAATTAGGAACAAAAACTTTAATAGAAAATATCTATTTAGCTGGTAGTATTTTCTATATAGCTGGTGATAAAGAAATTATGTATGATTCAGAAAAACCAATGGAAGGAAATAGTTTCTATAACTTAAATGGTAAAACTGAAAGAATAGGATTAGAACTAGCAAGTGAACAATATTTCGATAAATTAACTTTAAGAGAAAATTTCACTTATATGCACAATGAAATTACTGATGGTCCATATAAAGGAAATGAAATTCCTGGAGTTAGCAAGATAATGTATAGCTTTGGAGCTACTTACGAACCTTTCTCAAACTTAATTTTTAATATTGATACTATCTACCATGGAAAATCTTATGTTTCTGGTGATTTCTATAATAGAGCTTCTAAAGCTGATGATTATATGGTTACTAATTTATCAGCTAGATATAATTTCAATAATGGTCTTTCTGTTTATGGAGGAATTAATAACTTATTTAATGAACAATATTGTGACTACATTAGTGTTAGTACTTCAGAAAATGCATCTAAACCAAGCAATATTAAATATTCTTCAGCACCTGAAAGAAACTATTATATTGGAATGGAATATAAATTCTAA
- a CDS encoding energy transducer TonB yields MDSKNVVVYLTDKKNDIPAPAPAPIQSFNREPVKEIKKPEKKVVKKKVKKAVPKPIEKPSEVEEVEKETSTNTNTAPYNPLAGLVKDGTGTYIGDQRGGHGIGYKIKREVEPQYPIMAKKANFKKEVVIQTKFLVGLNGKVEEIIFLDNFTSYGFRKEVEKALKQWEFAPIIYQGHNIKMYFYKDFRFNVK; encoded by the coding sequence ATGGACAGTAAAAATGTAGTTGTATATCTAACTGATAAAAAAAATGATATACCAGCTCCTGCACCTGCTCCAATTCAATCTTTTAATAGAGAGCCTGTAAAAGAGATTAAAAAACCAGAGAAGAAAGTAGTTAAAAAGAAAGTGAAAAAAGCTGTGCCTAAGCCTATTGAGAAACCTAGTGAGGTAGAAGAAGTTGAAAAGGAAACTTCAACTAACACAAATACCGCTCCTTATAATCCTCTAGCTGGTTTAGTTAAAGATGGAACTGGTACATATATAGGAGATCAAAGAGGTGGACATGGAATAGGTTATAAGATAAAGAGAGAGGTTGAGCCTCAATATCCTATTATGGCAAAAAAAGCTAACTTTAAAAAAGAGGTAGTTATTCAAACTAAATTTTTAGTAGGGCTTAATGGAAAAGTAGAAGAGATTATCTTCTTAGACAACTTCACATCATATGGATTTAGAAAAGAGGTTGAAAAAGCTCTTAAACAGTGGGAGTTTGCTCCTATTATATACCAAGGGCACAATATAAAGATGTATTTTTACAAGGACTTTAGATTTAATGTAAAATAA